The following are from one region of the Heptranchias perlo isolate sHepPer1 chromosome 24, sHepPer1.hap1, whole genome shotgun sequence genome:
- the si:dkey-5i3.5 gene encoding transmembrane protein 53-A — MSESAPQDITMNRLSSTITFYQNSTKTLVPRPLLLLLPWFGAKPQAVERYRQIYYPYGFDILTVESSILHFLWPRYGMSYATKVLDLLHSDPFASRPLVIHASSIGGFLFAQMIVRTLRETPRYVDIQARITGQVFDSLVIGNIDLMAKGVSQMLAPSFLQSFLTRATLFYFWLLSGYTVIHYETAIKTFWEMPCRAPILMFYSENDPLSDYAEVEALLRGWRRKGIHVHGKSWEISRHAGHLRQHPQEYQGALHNFLHSLGMMPLPSKL, encoded by the exons ATGTCTGAATCTGCTCCCCAGGACATTACGATGAACAGGCTCTCCAGCACCATCACGTTCTACCAAAACAGCACCAAAACCCTCGTTCCAAGACCACTCCTCCTACTCCTACCCTGGTTTGGAGCCAAGCCCCAGGCCGTGGAGCGGTACCGCCAGATTTACTACCCGTACGGCTTCGACATCCTGACGGTGGAAAGCAGCATCCTGCACTTCCTCTGGCCCCGGTACGGTATGTCCTACGCCACAAAGGTGCTGGACCTGCTCCACAGCGACCCCTTCGCCTCCCGCCCGCTCGTCATTCACGCATCCTCCATCGGCGGCTTCCTGTTTGCCCAAATGATCGTGAGGACACTGAGGGAAACGCCACGGTACGTGGACATCCAGGCGAGGATTACCGGCCAGGTCTTCGACAGTCTGGTGATAGGAAACATAGACCTGATGGCAAAAG GTGTTTCACAGATGCTGGCTCCTTCCTTCCTTCAGTCATTTCTCACAAGGGCCACACTCTTCTATTTCTGGCTTTTAAGTGGTTACACCGTCATTCACTACGAAACCGCCATCAAGACATTCTGGGAAATGCCGTGCCGTGCCCCCATTCTGATGTTCTACAGCGAGAACGACCCGCTGAGCGACTACGCGGAGGTGGAGGCCCTGCTGCGGGGCTGGCGGAGGAAGGGCATCCACGTACACGGGAAAAGCTGGGAGATATCCCGTCACGCCGGTCACCTGAGGCAGCACCCCCAGGAATACCAAGGCGCTCTACACAACTTCCTGCACTCCCTCGGCATGATGCCTTTACCGTCC